In Thermobaculum terrenum ATCC BAA-798, the DNA window TCAAGAGGCTTGGCCTGGATGGAGTTATTCAATTCGAATGGGCTGATGCACTGTCGCTGCCCTTTGCCGACGGGGAGTTCGATGCCGCTACCGTGGGATTCGCGGGCAGGAACGTCACTGACCTGAAGGGCATGTTCTCCGAGATGCGCAGAGTGGTGCGTCCGGGAGGCAGAGTAGTACATCTGGAGTTGTCCAGGCCCACGCTGCCCATATTCCGCGACATCTACAGGATCTATTTCTATCACCTGGTGCCCGTGGTAGGGGGTGCTCTGGCTAGATCGCGGAGTGCTTACGGATATCTTCCTGAGTCCCTGTCCGTCTTTCCATCGCCGGAGGAAGTGGCGCGCGTGATGCGTGAGGCCGGACTGGTGAAAGTAAGGTACTACCCCCTGGCCCTGGGTACGGTTACTGTCCATGTGGGTGTTGTGCCATGAGTCATGCCGAAGATCTAAGAGTTGTTCTCTTCGATGCACTTGGCACCCTAATAGAGATAACTTCCCCTGTAGATGTGTTCCAGCGCGTGATGGCTGATATGGGCTACGATCTCACCAGAGAGCAGATCAGAGCTGCCATACGGCGTGCACATCAGTGGTGGATGAGCCCCACCAGGGTACCTGGCAGTACTTCCGAGGCAGAGAGGGCAGATCGTCAGAAGTACGCAGCGATGTTTCTGGAGGATCTGGGAATCGATCATGATAGTTCGCTGGTCGACGAAGTGGCTGAGAGAGGCAACTGGGCGCGCTGGGTAAGCGTTTACCCAGATGTTATCCCGGCTTTGGAGGCTTTGGGAAGAGATTACACTCTCGTGGTTGTTACAAATGGTGGACCATCGATGTGTGACGCTATCAACTACGCTGGTCTTGGGAGATATTTTCAGGAGGTGTTCGCCAGCTGGTCTGTTGGGTACCAAAAGCCGGATCCAAGGGCCTACAACGTACCGCTGGCCAGGCTGAGGTATAGGCCCAGTCAGGCATGCTTTATAGATGATACTCCTGAGAATGTTGCCGGGGCTCTGGATTGTGGCATACGAGCTGTACTGCTTGACCGTAAGGGCGAACACCAGGGTTGGACTGGCGAAAGAGTCTCATCGCTGGTAGAATTTGCCTCTTTGTTGGCTAAGAGGGAGGTGTAACCGTGGCTTTACCCGAAGTGGTCATATATACGACTCCTACCTGTGGTTTCTGCAGGCAGGCTAAGGATTACCTCAGACAGAAGAACATACCCTTCGTAGAGAAGGATGTGAGCGTGGACAGGAATGCGGCCTACGAGATGATCAGGATAAGTGGCCAGCAGGGTGTTCCGGTCATCAGGGTAGGCAACGAGATTATCATAGGTTTCGACCGCAAGAGACTGGATAGGGTGCTCCAAAGCGCTGTTGAGGGCAAGGCCAGCCTTGGGGTCAGCGTTGCCGATTCCAGCCGTATAGCCCTCGAGCATGGTGTAGTGCCCATATTTGGCGCCTATGTGGGTCGGGTCGCCGCAGGATCTGCTGCCGAGCGTGCTGGACTGAGACCTGGGGATATCATTACCGAGGTCAACGCCAGACCCATAAGAAACGCCGAGGACCTGGAGAAGGCCATAGAGAACCTCAGGAAAGGCTCTCAGGTCACGCTGGTGTGGGTCAGAGGGCAGGACACGCTCAGGTCCACAGTCACTCTGTAGCTTGGCCCGGGGCCTCTAGCCTTTGAGGCCTGTGGTGGCGATTCCCTCTATGAAGAACCTCTGTCCCATGAAGAAGAGTATTATTATCGGGATGGTCATGAGCACGGAGCTGGCCATCCAGAGGTCCCATCTTGTCTCGAACCCCGCGCTGTTCATGAAGGTAGCTACTCCCAGGGGTAGGGTATATTTCCTTGGG includes these proteins:
- the ubiE gene encoding bifunctional demethylmenaquinone methyltransferase/2-methoxy-6-polyprenyl-1,4-benzoquinol methylase UbiE, with amino-acid sequence MKTRYLPPPEQKAQYVREMFTSIAPVYDRLNSIISLGLHRLWRRTAVRLSGLKPGDSALDVATGTGDFAITLAKAVGPTGRVVGIDFSEGMLRLAHEKIKRLGLDGVIQFEWADALSLPFADGEFDAATVGFAGRNVTDLKGMFSEMRRVVRPGGRVVHLELSRPTLPIFRDIYRIYFYHLVPVVGGALARSRSAYGYLPESLSVFPSPEEVARVMREAGLVKVRYYPLALGTVTVHVGVVP
- a CDS encoding HAD family hydrolase, encoding MSHAEDLRVVLFDALGTLIEITSPVDVFQRVMADMGYDLTREQIRAAIRRAHQWWMSPTRVPGSTSEAERADRQKYAAMFLEDLGIDHDSSLVDEVAERGNWARWVSVYPDVIPALEALGRDYTLVVVTNGGPSMCDAINYAGLGRYFQEVFASWSVGYQKPDPRAYNVPLARLRYRPSQACFIDDTPENVAGALDCGIRAVLLDRKGEHQGWTGERVSSLVEFASLLAKREV
- a CDS encoding glutaredoxin domain-containing protein gives rise to the protein MALPEVVIYTTPTCGFCRQAKDYLRQKNIPFVEKDVSVDRNAAYEMIRISGQQGVPVIRVGNEIIIGFDRKRLDRVLQSAVEGKASLGVSVADSSRIALEHGVVPIFGAYVGRVAAGSAAERAGLRPGDIITEVNARPIRNAEDLEKAIENLRKGSQVTLVWVRGQDTLRSTVTL